In the Streptomyces sp. NBC_00525 genome, one interval contains:
- a CDS encoding amino acid adenylation domain-containing protein — protein sequence MTLHDLLRLLDERGVQLGADADELVVRGSRQALDAELVGLLRAHKPALLAHLAGTDSAAPQGLPGELTEAELAAVAATIPGGAANLEDVYPLAPLQEGVYFHHLTAEQGDPYVISLGYAFDSRRRLDAYLDAYQAVIDRHTILRTAVVREGLPEPHQVVWRTARLPVEEVPVAPGEDAMTRLRERFDPRRHRIELTRPPLLRVLVAEDRPAGRWVMLLHLHHIIGDHGTLDVIHREIAAHLRGSADTLPAPRPFRDFVAQVRSGPGRAAHESFFTGLLKDIDEPTAPYGLLDAQGDGTTVREHRALLDPAVARTLRAAAREAGVGTGAVAHLAWALVLARLTGRDEVVFGTVLFGRLRDDGRRTGVAMGPFINTLPVRVTVDDTDVSAVLRSTQQLLAELLRHENASLALAQRCSSVPAPAPLFTSLLNYRHSGGGTTADEATTPGCETLHGEERTSYPLTVSVDDLGDDFHLTVQAATPVDPALICTYFATALTGLARALQAGGTQPAHSVDVLPETEAVSPDEVSGAVSECVHELFEAWVAKAPDAVAVIDGEVRVSYGELNARANRVAHGLIGSGVGRGDLVAVRMGRGADLVAVLLGVWKAGAAYVPVDPAYPVERQDVLLGDCSPVAVVESVPASGMESNPAVGARPGDVAYVIYTSGSTGRPKGVLVEHRNVVRLFSAAGEWCGAGVGDVWSFFHSFAFDFSVWEVFGALTSGGSVLVVPGEVARSAEEFHGLVCRAGVTVLSQTPSAFAQFLAVREADALPHALRYVMFGGEALEPAVLRPWFENEPRESGVTLLNMYGVTEVTVHVTARVITAEDVGSSVSPIGVPLSDLRAYVLDSRMRPAPVGVAGELFVGGAGVARGYLNRPELTGERFLDDPFIPGGRLYRTGDLVRCTSSGELEFVGRNDAQVKVRGYRIEPGEVEAALLGCPGVREAVVVARDDTLVAYVVGGNVRAEELRSLLADRLPSHLVPAAFVCLEAFPLTVNGKLDRAALPAPDGTSYARGVYEAPRGEAERVLAEIWSELLGVERVGRNDSFFDLGGHSLLAVALLERLRRRDLRVDVRAVFQAPVLRDFAARVESGAGLAEVPPNLIPPGCTRITPDMLPLVELTQEEIDGIAAGVDGGAANIQDVYPLAPLQEGILFHHLINTDQDPFLLHSVLTMESRAHVDRYLDAVRAVTARHDLLRTAFVWEGLATPVQVVWRTAPIPVDEIELDPADGDITEQILDRYTAENTRIDVTRAPLTRFVVAPDPVNGRWVMVSFAHHLTDDYTTYRLMLSEIAAHIMGRESELPQPLPFRTFIAQSRGAVTAEEHEEFFRRMLGDVTEPTTPFGLREVHGHGGDTDVAHLPVDEDLARRLREWAGRLGVNPASLFHLAWAQVLARFAGQDDVVFCTILFGRMAGGAGADRTMGVFINTLPIRITVGERGAADSVRHTYDLLTELLAHEHAPLALAQRCSQVPPGEPLFSALLNYRYSVSLPRRQSTPYAQAGDGIEMVHARERSNYPLMLAVDDRGDGFELTGHVQCPIDPRRVVAFMHRALEVLVDSLAAAPDRPLRDLDVMPTAERERLLDTWAGQERPYPQDRRVHELFEEQAGLAPDAPALRHLDRTWSYAELDALANDLARRLRLSPEDRVAVCADRGPAQVIALLAILKAGGAYLPLDPAHPGERLALMLADSAPVMVLADQRGRSALGPLTLPCHDVAEGPDIAALTPDTTPATPDTTPVTTAATPPHPGQLAYVVYTSGSTGVPKGVAGEHRALVNRLHWARTTLPASAVHAQKTSIGFIDALTETLSPLVCGAVLDIVPPEDAVDPARLAAHLREHGTGRVTLVPSLLSALLDTAADPLGVDLVVCSGEPLPTALADRLRAHSPAVTLVNQYGSSEVAGDVTFRVYPAHDTLPATHRTTEPAASVGVPIDNARVYVLDAHGRPAPAHVTGEVHIGGTPVARGYFGGVDARSFTDDPYGPGRRYRTGDLAHWTEDGTLVLQGRADRQVKIRGFRIELGEIEARLREQVRDAVVREDGGRLVAHYVAEAPIPSAQLRAGLGAVLPPHMVPAAFVHLTAFPLTPSGKLDPKALPAPDAASYTTETYAAPVGAVETVIAGVWAELLGHERVGRNDRFLDLGGHSLMAARAGLELRTAGVDLTAAELFGNHSVAALAARLLERDPRLTDRDALPLRTGKDTHAPLFLVHDGAASLLYAPALAATLAPDLPVYGLPPAPLGDAQPATIEGMASRMVGMIRAVQPSGPYRVAGWCTGGTLAYEIAAQLLGADEEVAFVGLLNTTWWPPARTAVPDPDPRSEVLSWLGAEDRGEPLPELVARAAATGALPTAVADTPEDLIEAAILRKHTVEAAAAAYTPAPVPVPVHYFSAVEHDPAQPLGGWDRALPDVDFTRVPVPGTHQSMLRPPHLAAVGEALTRALAGARPAAVPPFTALNTLRTGRPGAAPLICLPGAGATVVSFQHLAGALGDRRPVYGLQPRGIDGAHLAHTSVESAVAAHLAELAPLTDAGPVHLLGHSFGGWTAFELACRLTAGAHGSGRVASLTLLDCEPPAPVATVPEVDDVTALLHLAAVYEDLAGKPLGLTAGQLAPLGEPGRLRLLYERAAALDLMPRGSGPDVLAGPVRCFIRCLRTPYTPHRTYDGPVTLVSAAGPDGDTTAARAHRADLLHAWRRHAPQTVLRVSPGTHMTMLGAPHAAALAAHLAPAREDQR from the coding sequence GTGACGCTCCACGACCTTCTGCGCCTGCTCGACGAGCGAGGCGTCCAGCTCGGCGCCGACGCTGACGAACTCGTTGTACGCGGCAGCAGGCAGGCTCTCGACGCCGAACTGGTCGGCCTCCTGCGAGCCCACAAGCCCGCTCTGCTCGCCCACCTCGCCGGCACGGACTCCGCAGCCCCCCAGGGCCTGCCGGGAGAGCTGACAGAGGCCGAACTCGCCGCAGTGGCAGCCACGATCCCCGGCGGAGCCGCGAACCTGGAGGACGTCTACCCGCTCGCCCCCCTCCAGGAGGGCGTGTACTTCCACCACCTCACGGCCGAACAGGGCGACCCGTACGTCATCTCCCTCGGCTACGCCTTCGACAGCCGCCGCCGTCTCGACGCCTACCTGGACGCCTACCAGGCCGTCATCGACCGCCATACGATTCTGCGTACGGCCGTCGTCCGGGAAGGGCTGCCCGAACCCCACCAGGTGGTCTGGCGCACGGCCCGGCTGCCGGTGGAAGAGGTGCCCGTCGCACCGGGTGAGGACGCGATGACCCGGCTCCGCGAGCGCTTCGACCCCCGCCGCCACCGCATCGAGCTGACCAGGCCACCGCTGCTGCGGGTGCTCGTCGCGGAGGACCGGCCCGCCGGCCGCTGGGTGATGCTCCTGCACCTGCACCACATCATCGGCGACCACGGCACGCTCGACGTCATCCACCGCGAGATCGCCGCCCACCTCCGCGGCTCCGCGGACACACTGCCCGCACCCCGGCCCTTCCGCGACTTCGTCGCCCAGGTCCGGTCCGGCCCCGGCCGCGCCGCCCACGAGAGCTTCTTCACCGGCCTGCTCAAGGACATCGACGAACCCACCGCGCCCTACGGGCTGTTGGATGCCCAGGGCGACGGGACCACGGTCCGCGAGCACCGCGCCCTCCTCGACCCGGCCGTCGCCCGCACCCTGCGCGCCGCTGCCCGCGAGGCGGGAGTGGGTACCGGAGCCGTGGCCCACCTCGCCTGGGCCCTCGTCCTGGCCCGACTCACCGGCCGCGACGAGGTGGTCTTCGGCACCGTGCTCTTCGGCCGCCTCCGGGACGACGGCCGCCGAACCGGCGTCGCCATGGGCCCGTTCATCAACACCCTGCCGGTCCGGGTCACCGTCGACGACACCGACGTGTCGGCGGTGCTGCGGTCCACCCAGCAGCTACTGGCCGAACTGCTGCGCCACGAGAACGCCTCTCTGGCCCTGGCACAGCGCTGCAGCTCCGTCCCCGCTCCGGCACCCCTGTTCACCTCACTCCTCAACTACCGCCACAGCGGCGGCGGCACCACTGCCGACGAAGCCACCACCCCCGGCTGCGAGACCCTGCACGGCGAGGAACGCACCAGCTACCCGCTCACCGTCTCCGTCGACGACCTCGGCGACGACTTCCATCTGACTGTCCAGGCCGCCACCCCCGTCGACCCGGCCCTGATCTGCACCTACTTCGCCACAGCCCTGACCGGCCTCGCTCGGGCACTCCAGGCCGGCGGCACCCAACCGGCCCACTCCGTGGACGTGTTGCCGGAGACGGAGGCTGTTTCACCGGATGAGGTGAGTGGTGCTGTTTCGGAGTGTGTGCATGAGCTGTTCGAGGCGTGGGTGGCGAAGGCGCCGGATGCGGTTGCGGTGATTGATGGTGAGGTGCGGGTTTCTTATGGGGAGTTGAATGCGCGGGCGAATCGGGTGGCTCATGGGTTGATCGGTTCGGGTGTGGGGCGTGGTGATCTGGTCGCTGTGCGGATGGGGCGTGGCGCTGATCTGGTGGCCGTGTTGTTGGGGGTGTGGAAGGCGGGGGCGGCGTATGTTCCGGTCGATCCCGCGTATCCGGTGGAGCGGCAGGATGTGTTGCTGGGGGATTGTTCGCCGGTTGCGGTGGTGGAGTCGGTTCCTGCGTCGGGAATGGAGTCGAACCCCGCTGTGGGCGCGAGACCGGGGGATGTGGCGTATGTGATTTATACGTCGGGTTCGACGGGGCGTCCGAAGGGGGTGCTGGTCGAGCACCGGAATGTGGTGCGGTTGTTTTCGGCTGCTGGTGAGTGGTGTGGGGCGGGTGTGGGGGATGTGTGGTCGTTCTTCCACTCGTTCGCGTTCGATTTCTCGGTGTGGGAGGTTTTCGGTGCGTTGACGTCGGGTGGTTCGGTGTTGGTGGTGCCGGGGGAGGTGGCTCGTTCGGCGGAGGAGTTCCATGGGTTGGTGTGCCGTGCGGGTGTGACGGTGCTGAGCCAGACGCCTTCGGCGTTCGCGCAGTTCCTCGCGGTCCGGGAGGCCGATGCGTTGCCGCATGCGTTGCGGTATGTGATGTTTGGTGGTGAGGCTCTGGAGCCGGCGGTGCTGCGGCCGTGGTTCGAGAACGAGCCCCGCGAGTCGGGTGTGACGTTGCTGAACATGTACGGGGTCACCGAAGTGACCGTGCATGTGACAGCACGCGTGATCACTGCCGAGGATGTGGGTTCATCGGTCAGCCCGATCGGGGTGCCGCTGAGTGACCTGCGGGCGTACGTGCTGGACAGCCGAATGCGGCCGGCCCCGGTGGGCGTGGCGGGAGAATTGTTCGTCGGCGGTGCGGGTGTGGCACGGGGATATCTGAACCGTCCGGAATTGACGGGTGAGCGTTTCCTCGACGATCCGTTCATACCTGGCGGCCGGCTCTATCGCACAGGGGATCTCGTGCGATGTACGTCTTCGGGTGAGCTGGAATTCGTGGGGCGTAACGATGCCCAGGTGAAGGTGCGGGGCTATCGGATCGAGCCGGGCGAGGTAGAAGCAGCCCTGCTTGGGTGCCCTGGGGTGCGTGAAGCGGTCGTCGTGGCCCGCGACGACACACTCGTCGCGTATGTGGTCGGCGGAAATGTGCGCGCGGAGGAATTGCGTAGCCTTCTGGCGGATCGCCTGCCTTCCCATTTGGTGCCCGCTGCCTTTGTGTGTCTGGAGGCTTTCCCTCTTACGGTGAACGGAAAGCTCGACCGCGCCGCCCTTCCCGCCCCAGACGGGACGTCCTACGCCCGAGGCGTCTACGAGGCACCGCGTGGCGAGGCCGAGCGGGTTCTCGCCGAGATCTGGAGCGAATTGCTCGGCGTCGAGCGTGTCGGCCGCAACGACAGCTTCTTCGACCTCGGCGGACACTCACTCCTCGCCGTGGCCCTGCTGGAGCGGCTGCGGCGCCGGGACCTGCGGGTCGATGTGCGGGCGGTCTTCCAGGCACCGGTCCTGCGGGACTTCGCCGCGCGGGTGGAATCGGGCGCCGGGCTGGCCGAGGTGCCGCCGAACCTGATCCCGCCCGGCTGCACGCGCATCACCCCGGACATGCTGCCCTTGGTCGAACTGACCCAGGAGGAGATCGACGGCATCGCCGCCGGTGTGGACGGAGGCGCCGCCAACATCCAGGACGTCTACCCCCTCGCCCCACTCCAGGAGGGCATCCTCTTCCACCACCTGATCAACACCGACCAGGACCCCTTCCTGCTGCACAGCGTGCTCACCATGGAGAGCCGCGCGCACGTGGACCGGTACCTCGACGCCGTACGCGCCGTGACCGCGCGCCACGACCTGCTGCGTACGGCGTTCGTCTGGGAAGGGCTCGCCACACCCGTGCAGGTGGTGTGGCGCACGGCGCCCATCCCCGTGGACGAGATCGAACTCGACCCCGCCGACGGGGACATCACCGAACAGATCCTCGACCGATACACGGCGGAGAACACCCGCATCGACGTCACCCGCGCGCCGCTGACGCGCTTCGTCGTCGCGCCGGACCCGGTGAACGGGCGCTGGGTGATGGTGAGTTTCGCGCACCACCTCACCGACGACTACACGACGTACCGCCTGATGCTCTCCGAGATCGCCGCGCACATCATGGGCCGCGAGAGCGAACTGCCGCAGCCGCTGCCCTTCCGTACCTTTATCGCTCAATCGCGCGGCGCGGTGACGGCCGAGGAGCACGAGGAGTTCTTCCGCAGGATGCTCGGCGACGTGACCGAGCCCACCACGCCGTTCGGTCTGCGCGAGGTGCACGGACACGGCGGGGACACCGACGTGGCCCACCTGCCGGTGGACGAGGACCTGGCCCGGCGGCTGAGGGAGTGGGCCGGGCGGCTCGGGGTGAACCCCGCGAGCCTGTTCCACCTGGCCTGGGCCCAGGTGCTCGCCAGGTTCGCCGGACAGGACGACGTGGTCTTCTGCACGATCCTCTTCGGCCGGATGGCCGGAGGTGCGGGCGCCGACCGGACCATGGGCGTGTTCATCAACACGCTGCCGATCAGGATCACCGTGGGCGAGCGCGGGGCCGCAGACAGCGTCCGGCACACCTACGACCTGCTCACCGAACTCCTCGCCCACGAGCATGCGCCCCTCGCGCTCGCCCAGCGGTGCAGCCAGGTCCCGCCCGGCGAACCGCTGTTCTCCGCACTGCTCAACTACCGGTACAGCGTCAGCCTGCCCCGGCGGCAGAGCACACCGTACGCGCAGGCCGGCGACGGCATCGAAATGGTCCACGCCCGTGAACGCAGCAACTATCCGCTGATGCTCGCCGTGGACGACCGCGGCGACGGCTTCGAACTCACCGGCCATGTGCAGTGCCCCATCGACCCCCGGCGCGTCGTCGCCTTCATGCACCGGGCGCTCGAAGTGCTCGTCGACTCCCTCGCAGCGGCCCCCGACCGGCCCCTGCGCGACCTGGACGTGATGCCCACCGCCGAACGGGAACGGCTGCTGGACACCTGGGCCGGGCAGGAGCGGCCCTACCCGCAGGACCGCCGCGTACACGAGCTCTTCGAGGAGCAGGCCGGGCTCGCCCCCGACGCCCCCGCCCTGCGGCACCTCGACCGGACCTGGAGCTACGCCGAACTCGACGCTCTCGCGAACGACCTGGCCCGCCGACTGCGACTGAGCCCCGAGGACCGGGTGGCCGTGTGCGCGGACAGGGGCCCCGCCCAGGTCATCGCCCTGCTGGCGATCCTCAAGGCCGGCGGCGCCTACCTCCCCCTCGACCCCGCACACCCCGGCGAGCGGCTCGCGCTCATGCTGGCCGACAGCGCGCCGGTCATGGTGCTCGCCGACCAGCGGGGCCGGAGCGCTCTCGGCCCTCTGACCCTGCCCTGCCACGACGTGGCGGAGGGCCCGGACATCGCCGCCCTGACCCCGGACACCACCCCCGCGACTCCGGACACCACCCCCGTGACCACGGCCGCCACCCCGCCGCACCCCGGTCAACTCGCCTACGTCGTCTACACCTCGGGCTCCACAGGTGTGCCCAAGGGAGTCGCGGGCGAGCACCGGGCGCTGGTCAACCGGCTGCACTGGGCGCGCACCACGCTGCCCGCCTCGGCGGTACACGCACAGAAGACCTCGATCGGATTCATCGACGCGCTCACCGAGACGCTGTCCCCGCTGGTGTGCGGAGCCGTGCTCGACATCGTTCCGCCCGAGGACGCCGTCGACCCCGCGCGCCTCGCCGCCCATCTGAGGGAACACGGCACCGGCCGGGTGACGCTGGTGCCGTCCCTCCTGTCCGCCCTCCTGGACACGGCCGCAGACCCGCTCGGCGTCGATCTGGTCGTCTGCTCGGGAGAACCGCTGCCTACGGCGCTCGCGGACCGGCTGCGGGCGCACAGCCCGGCGGTGACCCTGGTGAACCAGTACGGGTCCTCCGAAGTGGCCGGAGACGTCACCTTCCGCGTTTATCCGGCCCACGACACCCTCCCCGCGACCCATCGCACCACCGAACCCGCCGCCTCCGTGGGCGTGCCCATCGACAACGCCCGCGTCTACGTCCTCGACGCCCACGGCCGCCCCGCCCCCGCCCATGTCACCGGCGAGGTCCACATCGGAGGGACACCTGTGGCACGTGGGTACTTCGGAGGCGTGGACGCCCGGTCCTTCACCGACGATCCGTACGGTCCGGGCCGCCGCTACCGCACCGGCGACCTGGCCCACTGGACCGAGGACGGCACGCTCGTCCTCCAGGGGCGCGCCGACCGGCAGGTCAAGATCCGCGGCTTCCGTATCGAACTGGGGGAGATCGAGGCCCGGCTGCGGGAGCAGGTCCGCGACGCGGTGGTCCGGGAGGACGGGGGCCGGCTGGTCGCCCACTACGTCGCCGAAGCCCCCATCCCCTCCGCACAGTTGCGGGCCGGCCTGGGCGCCGTCCTGCCCCCGCACATGGTGCCTGCGGCCTTTGTGCACCTCACCGCCTTCCCGCTGACCCCCAGCGGCAAGCTCGACCCGAAGGCGCTGCCCGCCCCCGACGCCGCGTCGTACACCACCGAGACGTACGCCGCACCCGTCGGCGCCGTGGAGACGGTGATCGCCGGCGTATGGGCCGAACTCCTCGGGCACGAACGGGTCGGCCGCAACGACCGGTTCCTCGACCTCGGCGGCCACTCCCTCATGGCCGCCCGCGCGGGGCTCGAACTGCGCACGGCCGGAGTGGACCTGACCGCCGCGGAGCTGTTCGGCAACCACAGCGTGGCCGCGCTCGCCGCCCGGCTGCTGGAACGCGACCCCCGGCTCACCGACCGCGACGCGCTGCCGCTCCGCACCGGCAAGGACACCCACGCCCCGCTGTTCCTCGTCCACGACGGAGCCGCCAGCCTGCTGTACGCCCCCGCGCTGGCCGCGACGCTCGCCCCCGACCTGCCCGTGTACGGACTGCCGCCCGCCCCCCTCGGGGACGCCCAGCCCGCGACGATCGAAGGCATGGCCTCGCGCATGGTCGGAATGATCCGCGCCGTGCAGCCGTCGGGCCCCTACCGGGTCGCCGGATGGTGCACCGGCGGCACCCTCGCCTACGAGATCGCCGCCCAACTCCTCGGCGCGGACGAGGAGGTGGCGTTCGTCGGCCTGCTCAACACCACCTGGTGGCCGCCCGCACGAACCGCTGTACCGGACCCCGACCCGCGGTCGGAGGTGCTCTCCTGGCTCGGCGCCGAGGACCGCGGCGAGCCACTGCCCGAACTCGTGGCACGGGCCGCGGCCACCGGCGCGCTGCCCACGGCCGTGGCCGACACCCCCGAAGACCTGATCGAGGCCGCGATCCTGCGCAAGCACACCGTCGAGGCCGCGGCCGCCGCCTACACCCCGGCCCCCGTCCCCGTACCGGTGCACTACTTCAGCGCCGTCGAACACGACCCGGCCCAGCCGCTCGGCGGCTGGGACCGCGCCCTGCCCGACGTGGACTTCACCCGTGTCCCGGTCCCCGGCACCCACCAGTCCATGCTGCGCCCCCCGCACCTCGCCGCGGTCGGCGAAGCGCTGACCAGGGCACTCGCCGGGGCCCGGCCCGCCGCCGTGCCGCCCTTCACCGCCCTGAACACCCTGCGCACCGGCCGGCCCGGCGCCGCCCCCCTGATCTGCCTGCCCGGCGCCGGGGCGACCGTGGTGAGCTTCCAGCACCTCGCCGGCGCCCTCGGAGACCGGCGGCCCGTGTACGGACTCCAGCCGCGCGGAATCGACGGGGCGCACCTCGCGCACACCAGCGTGGAGTCCGCCGTCGCCGCCCACCTCGCGGAGCTGGCCCCCCTCACCGACGCCGGGCCCGTACACCTGCTCGGCCACTCCTTCGGCGGCTGGACGGCCTTCGAGCTGGCCTGCCGGCTCACCGCCGGCGCGCACGGGTCCGGGCGCGTCGCCTCCCTCACCCTCCTGGACTGCGAGCCACCCGCACCCGTCGCGACCGTCCCCGAAGTCGACGACGTGACCGCCCTGTTGCACCTGGCCGCCGTCTACGAGGACCTCGCGGGCAAGCCCCTCGGGCTGACCGCCGGGCAGTTGGCGCCCCTCGGCGAGCCGGGGAGACTGCGCCTCCTGTACGAGCGGGCCGCCGCCCTGGACCTGATGCCGCGCGGTTCAGGACCCGACGTACTGGCCGGGCCCGTCCGGTGCTTCATCCGCTGTCTGCGCACCCCGTACACCCCGCACCGCACCTACGACGGGCCCGTCACGCTGGTGTCGGCGGCCGGCCCGGACGGGGACACCACGGCCGCCCGCGCCCACCGCGCCGATCTGCTGCACGCCTGGCGTCGGCACGCCCCGCAGACGGTACTGCGGGTCAGCCCCGGCACCCATATGACCATGCTCGGCGCACCCCACGCCGCCGCCCTGGCCGCACACCTCGCACCCGCTCGGGAGGACCAGCGGTGA